A window of the Eulemur rufifrons isolate Redbay chromosome 6, OSU_ERuf_1, whole genome shotgun sequence genome harbors these coding sequences:
- the EIF3F gene encoding eukaryotic translation initiation factor 3 subunit F codes for MATPAVTVSDPPATPAAAPAAAPGSAPASAPAPAPTPAPAPAAAPASSSDPAAAAATTVAAGQTPASAQAPAQTPAPSLTGPALPGPFPGGRVVRLHPVILASIVDSYERRNEGAARVIGTLLGTVDKHSVEVTNCFSVPHNESEDEVAVDMEFAKNMYELHKKVSPNELILGWYATGHDITEHSVLIHEYYSREAPNPIHLTVDTSLQNGRMSIKAYVSTLMGVPGRTMGVMFTPLTVKYAYYDTERIGVDLIMKTCFSPNRVIGLSSDLQQVGGASARIQDALSTVLQYAEDVLSGKVSADNTVGRFLMSLVNQVPKIAPDDFETMLNSNINDLLMVTYLANLTQSQIALNEKLVNL; via the exons ATGGCCACACCGGCAGTAACagtaagtgatcctcccgccacTCCCGCCGCAGCGCCGGCGGCggccccaggctcagccccagcctcagccccggCACCAGCGCCAACGCCAGCTCCGGCGCCAGCTGCGGCTCCGGCCTCATCTTCAGACCCGGCGGCAGCAGCGGCTACGACTGTGGCTGCGGGCCAGACCCCGGCCTCAGCCCAAGCCCCAGCGCAGACCCCGGCGCCCTCACTGACTGGTCCCGCTCTCCCAGGGCCCTTCCCTGGTGGCCGCGTGGTCAGGCTGCACCCAGTCATTTTGGCCTCCATCGTGGACAGCTACGAGCGACGAAACGAGGGAGCTGCCCGTGTTATCGGGACCCTGCTAG GAACTGTTGACAAGCACTCAGTGGAGGTCACCAATTGCTTTTCAGTGCCGCACAATGAGTCAGAAGATGAA GTGGCTGTTGACATGGAATTTGCTAAGAACATGTATGAACTGCACAAAAAAGTCTCTCCAAATGAGCTCATCCTGGGCTG GTATGCTACAGGCCACGACATCACAGAGCACTCGGTGCTGATCCACGAGTACTACAGCCGGGAGGCCCCCAACCCCATTCACCTCACTGTGGACACAAGTCTCCAGAACGGCCGCATGAGCATCAAAGCCTATGTCAG cactTTAATGGGTGTCCCTGGGAGGACCATGGGAGTGATGTTCACACCTCTGACAGTGAAATACGCATATTATGACACTGAGCGCATTGGAG TTGACCTGATCATGAAGACCTGTTTTAGCCCCAACCGGGTGATCGGACTCTCCAGTGACTTGCAGCAAGTAGGAGGGGCGTCAGCTCGCATCCAGGATGCCTTAAGCACAGTGTTGCAGTACGCAGAGGACGTGCTG TCTGGAAAGGTGTCAGCTGACAATACTGTGGGTCGCTTCTTGATGAGCCTGGTTAACCAAGTACCCAAAATAGCTCCTGACGACTTCGAGACCATGCTCAACAGCAACATCAAT GACCTGCTGATGGTGACCTACCTGGCCAATCTCACACAGTCACAGATTGCCCTCAATGAGAAGCTTGTAAACCTGTGA